Proteins from one Planctomycetia bacterium genomic window:
- the rpoB gene encoding DNA-directed RNA polymerase subunit beta: MPVTSQRYFIPTSVRNFGRRGDAIDVPPLSDVQLKSYDRFLQVDKSPEKRESIGLEGVLQEIFPIESYDKSIRLEFLRYELGKPRYDPDECRKLRLTYGRPFRVWLRLVKEQPVEEEVYLGDMPIMIGGGEFIINGAERVVVSQLHRSPGVDFTIDEDTGDRRMHACRIIPERGSWIEINVTKKEAFHVRIDQSGKFPATTLLRAMDPAYGSEADIIKAFYPVEKVKVNADSAKALVGKTVVGDVVDNQTGEILVDSRSELTERQVDILLASKIHHIEVLGAVKDNVILRTLHEDPTSSHEEALLKIYQRLRPGNPPQLEKAKELFKEKFLDPSRYRLGRVGRFRINRKFEQNVPESEMCLRPIDLLNSIRYLLKLRNKEGIIDDIDHLGNRRLRTIDELAADELRKGFLKLRRTVQERMSIKDQQDMTPRSLINPKSVSAAIEYFFGRGELSQVVDQTNPLSQLTHERRLSALGPGGLNRKRAGFEVRDVHISHYGRICPIETPEGTNIGLISSLSIYSKVDDYGFLITPYRKVKKTKITEDVLWLRADEESKAILAPADAPSEGDKLVEKVTARQGGEFRVMNSEEVEYVDVSPRQMVGVSAGLIPFLEHDDANRALMGSNMQRQAVPLLVTEAPIVATGMETEVPRYSGMVLRAEKSGHVTYVDAENIRIDDKDYPLRKFYGLNERTCLNQRPIVKIGQKVKKGQIIADSAATRNGELALGRNVLAAFVSWDGYNFEDAIIISEKLVKEDTFTSIHIEEFEIEIRETKLGKEEFTRDIPNVSPKMLGNLDDNGIVQLGTFVKPGDILVGKVSPKSKSELTPEEKLLHAIFGRAGEDVKNDSLEVPSGIEGIVIYTERFSRRSSMTDEERKAVDKQEKEIHKKYDALIANQFRTFVSEVLEILDKKELKDPVHHKPFGVDKDDKVVVEQAINSIFRKPEGLKFDDLDIRSAEKKSAVEDKFDHHLERLVSLNDEKERKLNSLKRGDELPSGVQQMVKVYVATKRVISVGDKMAGRHGNKGVISKILPEEDMPFLADGTPVDILLNPLGVPSRMNVGQILETHLGLAAHKLGFKAVTPVFDGATEEEIKECLKEAGLSVTGKSKLYDGRTGEAFEQASTVGYIYMMKLHHLVDDKVHARATGPYSLITQQPLGGKARFGGQRFGEMEVWALEAYGAAYILQELLTVKSDDVEGRTKIYESMVKGENTLEAGTPASFDVLTNEIRGLGLNMQLIKKRL, from the coding sequence GACCTATGGTCGGCCATTCCGAGTCTGGCTGCGTCTGGTGAAGGAGCAGCCTGTTGAAGAAGAAGTCTATCTGGGCGATATGCCCATCATGATTGGTGGTGGCGAATTCATCATCAATGGGGCCGAGCGTGTGGTAGTTAGCCAGTTGCATCGCAGCCCCGGCGTCGATTTCACCATTGACGAAGACACTGGTGATCGGCGCATGCATGCCTGCCGCATTATCCCTGAGCGAGGCAGTTGGATTGAGATCAATGTGACCAAGAAGGAAGCATTCCACGTTCGCATCGATCAGTCGGGCAAGTTCCCTGCAACCACGCTGCTGCGAGCAATGGACCCAGCCTATGGTTCTGAAGCCGATATCATCAAGGCATTCTACCCAGTAGAAAAAGTCAAAGTGAATGCAGACTCGGCCAAAGCTCTGGTGGGCAAAACCGTAGTAGGCGACGTAGTTGACAACCAGACAGGCGAAATTCTGGTAGACAGCCGCAGTGAACTGACAGAACGACAGGTGGATATTCTGCTGGCGTCCAAGATTCATCACATTGAAGTGCTGGGCGCTGTCAAGGATAACGTCATCCTGCGAACGCTGCATGAAGATCCTACCAGTTCCCACGAAGAAGCTTTGTTGAAAATCTATCAACGACTTCGTCCGGGTAACCCTCCACAACTGGAGAAGGCCAAGGAACTTTTCAAGGAAAAGTTTCTTGACCCCAGCCGTTATCGACTCGGGCGAGTTGGTCGTTTCCGCATCAATCGCAAGTTCGAACAGAATGTGCCTGAATCGGAAATGTGCCTGCGACCGATTGATCTGTTGAATTCGATTCGCTATCTGCTCAAGCTGCGAAACAAAGAAGGCATCATTGACGATATCGATCATCTCGGCAATCGCCGGTTGCGAACGATTGACGAACTGGCAGCTGATGAACTCCGCAAGGGTTTCTTGAAACTGCGACGCACGGTGCAGGAACGCATGTCGATCAAGGATCAGCAGGACATGACTCCTCGCTCCCTGATCAATCCCAAGAGCGTTTCCGCTGCGATTGAATACTTCTTTGGTCGTGGTGAACTGAGCCAGGTGGTGGATCAGACCAATCCGCTGTCGCAGTTGACCCACGAACGCCGGTTGTCAGCTCTGGGACCAGGCGGCTTAAATCGCAAGCGTGCCGGGTTCGAAGTGCGCGACGTGCATATTTCGCACTATGGCCGCATCTGCCCGATTGAAACGCCTGAAGGCACCAATATCGGTTTGATCTCCAGCTTGAGCATCTATTCCAAGGTGGATGACTATGGCTTCCTGATCACGCCGTACCGCAAGGTGAAGAAGACCAAGATCACCGAAGATGTCCTCTGGCTGCGTGCTGATGAGGAATCGAAGGCGATTCTCGCACCGGCTGATGCACCTTCCGAAGGGGATAAGCTGGTGGAGAAAGTCACTGCTCGACAGGGGGGTGAGTTCCGCGTCATGAACTCGGAAGAAGTGGAATACGTCGATGTTTCGCCTCGCCAGATGGTGGGCGTATCGGCCGGGCTTATCCCGTTCCTCGAGCATGATGATGCGAATCGTGCCCTGATGGGTTCGAACATGCAGAGGCAGGCTGTGCCGTTGCTGGTGACGGAAGCACCAATTGTAGCAACGGGTATGGAAACCGAAGTGCCTCGCTATTCAGGCATGGTGCTTCGTGCGGAAAAGAGCGGTCATGTCACCTACGTGGATGCTGAGAACATCCGCATTGATGACAAAGACTATCCGCTGCGGAAGTTTTATGGCCTGAACGAACGAACCTGCCTCAATCAGCGTCCAATCGTGAAGATTGGGCAAAAAGTCAAAAAAGGTCAGATTATTGCTGACTCAGCAGCTACCCGCAACGGTGAACTTGCGCTGGGTCGCAATGTGCTGGCTGCGTTTGTTTCCTGGGACGGGTACAACTTTGAAGATGCGATCATCATCAGCGAAAAACTGGTGAAGGAAGACACATTCACCTCGATTCATATCGAGGAATTCGAAATTGAAATCCGCGAGACCAAGCTCGGCAAGGAAGAGTTCACTCGAGATATTCCCAATGTATCTCCCAAGATGCTGGGCAATCTCGATGACAATGGCATCGTGCAACTCGGGACTTTTGTCAAGCCAGGCGACATCCTCGTTGGCAAGGTTTCGCCCAAGAGCAAAAGTGAACTGACTCCCGAAGAGAAACTGCTTCATGCCATCTTCGGTCGTGCCGGTGAAGATGTCAAAAACGATTCGCTGGAAGTGCCTTCCGGTATTGAAGGCATTGTCATCTACACCGAACGCTTCAGCCGCCGTTCATCCATGACGGATGAAGAGCGCAAGGCAGTGGACAAGCAGGAAAAGGAAATCCACAAGAAATACGATGCCCTGATTGCCAACCAGTTCCGTACTTTCGTCAGCGAAGTGCTGGAAATCCTCGACAAGAAGGAACTGAAAGATCCTGTTCATCACAAGCCATTCGGCGTTGATAAGGATGACAAGGTGGTAGTGGAGCAGGCCATCAATTCGATATTCCGCAAGCCGGAAGGTCTGAAGTTTGATGACCTCGATATCCGCAGCGCAGAGAAAAAGAGTGCGGTGGAAGACAAGTTCGACCATCACCTGGAACGCCTGGTGTCTCTGAACGATGAAAAGGAGCGCAAGCTCAACAGCCTCAAGCGAGGCGATGAACTGCCTTCCGGCGTACAGCAGATGGTGAAGGTGTACGTTGCCACCAAGCGAGTCATCTCGGTGGGTGATAAGATGGCCGGTCGCCATGGCAACAAGGGTGTGATTTCCAAGATTCTGCCCGAAGAAGATATGCCATTCCTGGCGGATGGAACCCCGGTGGACATCCTTCTCAATCCACTGGGCGTGCCAAGCCGTATGAACGTAGGCCAGATTCTGGAGACACACCTCGGGCTGGCAGCACACAAGCTCGGCTTTAAGGCAGTGACGCCAGTTTTTGATGGCGCCACCGAAGAGGAAATCAAGGAATGCCTCAAGGAAGCTGGCCTGTCAGTAACGGGCAAGTCCAAGCTCTATGATGGCCGAACTGGCGAAGCTTTCGAGCAGGCATCCACGGTTGGTTACATCTACATGATGAAACTTCATCACCTCGTTGATGACAAGGTACACGCACGAGCCACTGGGCCTTACTCACTGATCACGCAACAGCCTCTGGGCGGTAAAGCCCGATTCGGCGGACAGCGTTTCGGTGAAATGGAAGTGTGGGCGCTGGAAGCTTACGGCGCTGCCTACATCCTGCAGGAACTGCTCACTGTAAAATCTGACGATGTTGAAGGGCGCACCAAGATTTACGAATCGATGGTCAAGGGAGAAAACACCCTGGAAGCAGGCACCCCTGCCAGCTTCGACGTGTTGACCAACGAAATTCGTGGCCTTGGTCTGAACATGCAACTGATCAAGAAGAGATTGTAA
- the rpoC gene encoding DNA-directed RNA polymerase subunit beta': MTAALTPPPAPVSADTSYDRINDYSAVKITLASPADIRSWSFGEVKKPETINYRTYRPEKDGLFCERIFGPEKDWECTCGKYRGMKYKGMICDRCGVKVTHSRVRRKRMGHIELASPVVHIWFFKSMPSRLGNLLDMKTVNLEKIIYYQEYVVVDSGGTPLKEKTLLTEEEYRKAREQYGGTFDAEMGAEAVKRLLERLDLVTLSSHLREEMLKDGNKGSKQKQKDLTKRLKVVESLRDSENKSEWMVLECIPVIPPDLRPLVLLDSGNFATSDLNDLYRRIINRNNRLKKLVDLNAPEVIIRNEKRMLQQSVDALFDNGRCKRPVLGSSNRPLKSLTDMIKGKQGRFRENLLGKRVDYSARSVIVVGPELKLHQCGLPKKIALELYQPFIIRRLKELGYADTIKSAKRMLERKADEVWDILEEVIKNHPVLLNRAPTLHRMGIQAFEPTLIEGNAIRIHPLVCKGFNADFDGDQMAVHLPLSIEAQVEAHVLMMATNNIFSPANGQPIISPSQDIVMGCYFMTAAREGELGQGKVFSSPGEVSLAYAQHKVGLHAKISVRLPIEKKVLTDVNGKLELATRSHSGLVQTTVGRVLFNDILNPHMAFYDLALSSKALARIIADCYQLMGRRETIDLLDRMKETGFRESTVSGLSFATDDLRTPDNKENLIRNAEKEVEKINKSYQRGLLTEVERYNKIIEQWTRVREELTQQMMKELKDDHRGGQQYLNPIYLMAHSGARGGVEQIRQLAGMRGLMAKPSGEILETPIKANFREGLSVLEYFSSTHGARKGLADTALKTADSGYLTRKLCDVAQNVVITTHDCGTTQGITKGVSYKGEEVERALSEIIRGRICRHDIRDPVSDVVLVHENEMITTDKARKIESLGIDKIQVRSPMTCQTSLGICRLCYGMDLATGALVEEGMAVGVISAQSIGEPGTQLTMRTFHIGGVAITKDLGESQHKCKKSGTLKFSRINAVTNDQGISIALARNGEIAIIDAKGREVEKFPVPNGAELRVKDGETVNAGTILCKWDPHVTPILSEKGGKIRYEDIKIGDTAREETDAGGSRRLIIMEHKGDLHPSIVVEDNQGAILDVYFLPEKAHVEVTNGQQISAATVLAKTPREGGGTQDITGGLPRVTELFEARRPKDPAIIAEVSGKVEIAVERTRGKRKVLVTPMDEKGKPIGDPVEHLVPQGKPMRVHGGDFVREGEPLCDGPLVPHDILRVSGTEALQNYLLREIQSVYRSQRVEIDDKHIEITLAQMLRKVKVESVGDTRLLPGAVIDKFIFREVNERLKKCVKVKNPGDSNFKENEVVDKDTFQQEKARVEEEGGKVPTSTTPLPASSSTQLLGITKAAVQSESFISAASFQETTKVLTEAALAGKQDRLVGLKENVILGHLIPAGTGFKVHQEAEVKVNPALGISQASFAPPPKVRPVQTTEPVAAVE, translated from the coding sequence ATGACAGCAGCCCTGACGCCACCGCCGGCGCCTGTTTCAGCAGATACCAGCTATGATCGCATTAATGACTATTCCGCAGTCAAGATCACGCTTGCCAGCCCCGCTGATATTCGCAGCTGGTCCTTTGGCGAAGTGAAGAAGCCTGAGACCATCAACTATCGAACCTACCGCCCTGAGAAGGATGGCTTGTTCTGCGAACGCATCTTCGGCCCTGAAAAGGACTGGGAATGTACCTGCGGCAAATATCGCGGTATGAAATACAAGGGCATGATCTGCGACCGTTGCGGCGTGAAGGTGACTCATAGCCGGGTACGCCGCAAGCGCATGGGGCATATTGAACTGGCCAGCCCGGTGGTTCACATCTGGTTCTTCAAGTCGATGCCAAGCCGCCTGGGCAATCTGCTCGACATGAAAACGGTGAATCTCGAGAAGATCATCTATTACCAGGAATACGTCGTTGTCGATTCCGGTGGCACGCCACTCAAGGAAAAGACACTGTTGACCGAGGAAGAATACCGCAAGGCCCGTGAGCAGTACGGCGGAACATTTGACGCAGAGATGGGCGCAGAGGCCGTCAAACGGCTGCTCGAACGCCTGGATCTTGTAACTCTCTCGAGCCATCTTCGTGAAGAGATGCTCAAGGATGGCAACAAGGGCAGTAAGCAGAAGCAGAAGGATTTGACCAAACGACTGAAAGTGGTTGAATCACTGCGCGACAGCGAGAACAAATCGGAATGGATGGTGCTGGAATGCATTCCGGTCATTCCGCCAGATCTGCGTCCGCTAGTGCTGCTCGATTCAGGCAACTTTGCCACGAGCGATCTGAATGATCTCTATCGCCGCATCATCAATCGAAACAACCGATTGAAAAAGCTGGTTGATCTGAACGCGCCGGAAGTGATCATCCGCAATGAAAAGCGCATGCTGCAGCAATCGGTCGATGCATTGTTTGATAATGGCCGCTGCAAGCGACCAGTGCTCGGCTCCTCCAATCGCCCGCTGAAGTCCCTGACCGATATGATCAAGGGCAAGCAGGGTCGCTTCCGCGAGAATCTGCTGGGCAAACGCGTTGATTACTCGGCACGATCAGTTATTGTGGTTGGTCCGGAACTCAAGCTGCACCAGTGCGGTTTGCCGAAGAAAATTGCATTGGAACTGTATCAGCCTTTCATCATCCGCAGGCTGAAGGAACTGGGTTATGCGGATACGATCAAGTCAGCCAAGCGCATGCTGGAACGCAAGGCAGATGAAGTTTGGGATATTCTGGAAGAGGTGATCAAAAATCACCCGGTTCTCCTGAACCGTGCGCCTACGCTGCACCGTATGGGTATCCAGGCGTTTGAACCGACGCTGATTGAAGGTAATGCAATCCGTATTCACCCGCTGGTCTGCAAAGGATTCAACGCCGATTTCGATGGCGACCAGATGGCGGTTCACCTGCCACTATCGATCGAAGCCCAGGTCGAAGCCCATGTGCTGATGATGGCAACGAACAACATCTTCAGCCCGGCCAATGGTCAGCCGATTATTTCACCTTCGCAGGATATCGTCATGGGTTGCTACTTCATGACAGCAGCCCGTGAAGGGGAACTGGGGCAGGGCAAGGTGTTCAGTAGTCCCGGTGAAGTCAGTCTTGCTTATGCACAACATAAAGTGGGGCTGCATGCGAAGATCAGTGTGCGTCTGCCCATCGAAAAGAAGGTTCTGACCGATGTGAACGGCAAGCTGGAACTGGCAACTCGTTCCCACAGCGGCCTGGTGCAGACTACGGTAGGTCGAGTGTTGTTTAACGATATTCTCAATCCGCACATGGCCTTTTATGATCTTGCATTGTCAAGCAAGGCATTAGCCCGCATTATTGCTGACTGCTATCAGTTGATGGGGCGTCGTGAAACCATTGATCTGCTCGATCGCATGAAGGAGACCGGCTTCCGCGAATCTACGGTTTCCGGTCTCTCGTTCGCCACCGATGATCTGCGTACTCCCGATAACAAGGAAAACCTGATCAGGAATGCGGAAAAGGAAGTGGAGAAGATCAATAAAAGTTACCAGCGCGGGTTGCTCACTGAGGTTGAGCGTTACAACAAGATCATCGAACAGTGGACTCGCGTGCGCGAAGAACTGACCCAGCAGATGATGAAGGAACTGAAGGATGACCATCGAGGCGGTCAGCAGTACCTGAATCCAATCTATCTGATGGCTCACTCGGGTGCTCGAGGTGGTGTGGAGCAGATCAGGCAGTTGGCTGGTATGCGTGGCCTGATGGCCAAGCCCTCCGGTGAAATTCTTGAAACTCCGATCAAGGCCAATTTCCGCGAAGGTCTCTCAGTACTCGAGTATTTCAGTTCGACCCACGGTGCCCGTAAGGGGTTGGCTGATACGGCCCTCAAGACTGCTGACTCGGGATACCTGACCCGTAAGCTTTGTGATGTCGCTCAGAATGTCGTTATCACCACCCATGATTGCGGAACCACACAGGGCATTACCAAGGGTGTGAGCTACAAGGGCGAGGAAGTGGAGCGTGCGCTGAGTGAAATCATTCGCGGACGCATCTGCCGCCACGACATTCGCGATCCGGTGAGCGATGTCGTTCTCGTTCACGAGAATGAAATGATCACGACAGACAAGGCCCGCAAGATTGAATCGCTGGGTATCGACAAGATTCAGGTTCGCAGCCCGATGACCTGTCAGACATCGCTGGGTATTTGCCGACTTTGTTACGGCATGGACTTGGCCACTGGTGCTCTTGTCGAAGAGGGCATGGCTGTCGGCGTCATCTCCGCACAGTCGATTGGTGAACCGGGCACGCAGCTTACCATGCGTACTTTCCACATCGGTGGTGTGGCGATCACGAAAGATCTGGGCGAATCGCAGCATAAGTGCAAGAAGAGCGGTACACTCAAGTTCTCACGCATCAACGCAGTCACTAATGATCAAGGCATTTCGATTGCCCTGGCGCGTAATGGTGAAATTGCGATCATTGATGCCAAGGGCCGTGAAGTCGAGAAGTTCCCGGTGCCTAACGGTGCGGAACTGCGAGTCAAGGATGGTGAAACGGTCAATGCCGGAACCATTCTCTGCAAGTGGGATCCACACGTGACACCCATTCTCTCAGAAAAGGGTGGTAAGATACGCTACGAGGATATCAAGATCGGCGATACCGCACGCGAAGAAACCGATGCAGGTGGTTCTCGCCGTCTGATCATCATGGAACACAAGGGTGATCTGCATCCCAGTATTGTGGTCGAAGACAACCAGGGTGCAATCCTCGACGTTTACTTCCTGCCTGAAAAGGCTCACGTGGAAGTGACCAATGGTCAGCAGATTTCTGCAGCCACGGTGCTGGCCAAGACCCCGCGAGAAGGTGGTGGAACGCAGGATATCACCGGTGGTCTGCCTCGAGTAACTGAACTGTTTGAAGCCCGCCGTCCGAAGGACCCTGCGATTATCGCAGAAGTCTCTGGCAAGGTGGAGATTGCGGTCGAGCGGACCCGTGGCAAGCGAAAAGTGCTGGTTACCCCCATGGATGAAAAGGGTAAACCTATTGGCGACCCGGTGGAACACCTGGTGCCTCAGGGCAAGCCGATGCGTGTGCATGGTGGCGACTTCGTTCGTGAAGGTGAGCCGCTTTGCGATGGTCCGCTGGTGCCACACGATATTCTGCGTGTCAGTGGGACCGAAGCTCTGCAGAATTATCTGCTCCGGGAAATCCAGAGCGTGTATCGCAGTCAGCGCGTGGAAATCGATGACAAGCACATCGAAATTACGCTGGCCCAGATGCTTCGCAAGGTGAAGGTGGAATCGGTAGGTGATACTCGTCTGCTGCCAGGCGCTGTCATCGACAAGTTCATCTTCCGTGAAGTGAACGAACGCCTCAAGAAGTGTGTGAAGGTGAAGAATCCTGGCGATTCCAACTTCAAGGAAAATGAAGTGGTGGATAAGGATACCTTCCAGCAGGAAAAGGCACGTGTGGAAGAAGAGGGTGGAAAAGTACCTACATCCACCACACCATTGCCTGCATCCAGTTCCACTCAATTGCTGGGCATTACTAAGGCTGCAGTGCAGTCGGAGAGTTTTATCTCGGCAGCCAGCTTCCAGGAAACCACGAAGGTTCTGACTGAAGCTGCTCTGGCTGGCAAGCAGGATCGACTGGTGGGGTTGAAGGAGAACGTGATTCTCGGCCACCTGATTCCTGCAGGCACTGGATTCAAGGTTCATCAGGAAGCTGAAGTGAAAGTGAATCCAGCGCTGGGAATTTCGCAGGCCAGCTTTGCACCACCGCCCAAGGTGCGACCTGTGCAGACCACCGAACCGGTGGCTGCCGTGGAATAA
- a CDS encoding 30S ribosomal protein S12 yields the protein MPTINQLIKKPRSVQRSKPKHPAMQGNPAKRGVCLQVKTMTPKKPNSALRKVARVRLSNGIEVTAYIPGEGHNLQEHSIVLVRGGRVRDLPGVRYHIVRGVLDTQGVADRKQARSKYGAKKAKK from the coding sequence ATGCCGACGATTAATCAACTCATCAAGAAGCCACGCAGTGTGCAACGGAGCAAACCGAAGCACCCAGCGATGCAGGGCAATCCCGCCAAACGCGGTGTGTGCCTGCAAGTCAAAACGATGACCCCGAAGAAGCCGAACTCCGCTCTCCGCAAGGTGGCACGTGTTCGCCTTTCCAATGGCATCGAAGTTACGGCCTACATTCCTGGTGAAGGCCACAACCTGCAGGAGCACTCGATAGTCCTCGTCCGAGGCGGTCGAGTGCGTGATCTGCCGGGTGTGCGTTATCACATTGTCCGAGGAGTCCTGGATACCCAGGGCGTCGCGGACCGGAAACAGGCCCGGTCCAAGTATGGGGCCAAGAAGGCCAAGAAGTAA
- the rpsG gene encoding 30S ribosomal protein S7 translates to MASKKRTAGHAMLAPDPIYDSLLVTKFINCLMWQGKKSIAQKMFYDAMDQIKKRAGDGKEFEIFEVAVENVKPTLEVRSKRVGGANYQVPMPVKRERQQSLAIRWLIAASRGKKGKPMYQKLADEFMAAYRREGEAMAKRETTIKMAEANKAFSHFAW, encoded by the coding sequence ATGGCCTCCAAGAAACGTACCGCCGGCCACGCTATGCTGGCCCCTGATCCCATCTATGATTCGCTTCTTGTCACCAAATTCATCAACTGTCTGATGTGGCAGGGGAAAAAGTCCATCGCGCAGAAAATGTTCTACGACGCCATGGATCAGATCAAGAAACGCGCTGGCGACGGCAAGGAATTTGAAATCTTTGAAGTTGCCGTCGAAAACGTGAAGCCGACGCTTGAAGTTCGCTCCAAGCGAGTCGGCGGCGCCAATTACCAGGTGCCCATGCCCGTGAAGCGCGAACGTCAGCAGAGTCTGGCAATCCGCTGGCTGATTGCTGCCTCTCGCGGCAAGAAGGGCAAGCCTATGTATCAGAAACTCGCTGACGAATTCATGGCCGCTTATCGCCGTGAAGGCGAAGCCATGGCCAAACGCGAAACCACCATCAAGATGGCCGAAGCCAATAAGGCATTCAGCCACTTTGCGTGGTAA
- the fusA gene encoding elongation factor G — protein MKPDLTKFRNLGIIAHIDAGKTTTTEHLLYYSGAIHRLGGVDEGTTTTDWLEEERERGITIQSACVPLTWAGHTINLIDTPGHVDFTAEVERSLRVLDGAVLVIDAQKGVEAQSETVWRQADRYNVPRMIFVNKMDVVGADFDAAVNQVKERLHCRPIPITWPVGQGSIKDSPNPFKAVIDLLTMEYCEFLPSTAGRPDGKTVKRSPIPDELKADAHAARERLFDVLTEKDEKDLITSKILEGQQPDLNDIITLIKQRTLAGDIQPTLCGSGREHIGIQILLDAVIRYLPNPLEKPPITGFNPKKKVEEKRKTSFDEPFAALVFKIQADAHGELYYLRIYSGQAKSNSRMLNPGRDAKEFMTKLYHVKADPGDKIETLEMAFAGDIIAVTGPKESITGDTLCDPNHPILLERIKFAETVVSMSIEPESSADKAKLEQTLALLAKEDPTFRWGLDTETGQTLISGMGVLHLEVKCNRLRNDFRLKLRVGKPRVSYRETLKQPRRIWGELIRTTGTPIFARVELEVKPIDSGYRFNNKLPADKLPPLFVAAVEQGIKDALTSGEVGYPVINVEVNLLDAEMKEVESTDVAFQGAASHAVNQAVRDNSILLEPVMKLEVTVPDTYLGPVQTDLNVRRALITDTTFKGNMVTVTAQVSLAKVFDYCDAVRSVSQGRANYSLEPSGFQEAPLEVRRKLLGLDE, from the coding sequence ATGAAACCTGATCTGACGAAATTCCGAAACCTTGGCATCATCGCCCATATTGATGCTGGCAAGACGACGACCACCGAGCACCTGCTCTATTACAGTGGGGCGATTCATCGGCTGGGTGGCGTCGATGAAGGTACGACCACGACCGATTGGCTTGAAGAAGAACGAGAACGTGGCATCACCATTCAAAGTGCCTGTGTGCCTCTCACCTGGGCCGGGCATACCATCAACCTGATTGATACGCCGGGGCATGTGGATTTTACAGCCGAAGTGGAACGTTCGCTGCGGGTATTGGACGGCGCTGTCCTGGTAATTGATGCTCAAAAGGGTGTCGAAGCACAATCTGAAACCGTCTGGCGGCAGGCTGATCGCTACAACGTGCCACGCATGATTTTTGTCAACAAGATGGATGTCGTCGGCGCTGATTTTGATGCTGCGGTGAACCAGGTGAAGGAACGATTGCACTGCAGGCCAATACCCATCACCTGGCCTGTGGGGCAGGGGTCGATCAAGGATAGTCCCAATCCCTTTAAAGCTGTGATCGATTTGCTCACGATGGAATATTGCGAGTTTCTTCCCAGTACGGCAGGTCGGCCTGATGGCAAGACGGTCAAACGCAGTCCCATACCAGATGAACTGAAGGCAGATGCCCATGCGGCACGTGAGAGGCTCTTTGATGTTCTTACCGAAAAAGACGAAAAGGATCTCATCACCAGCAAGATTCTGGAAGGTCAGCAGCCTGACTTGAACGATATCATCACTCTGATCAAGCAGCGTACGCTGGCTGGAGATATTCAACCCACGCTGTGCGGTTCAGGCCGTGAGCATATCGGCATTCAGATTTTGCTTGATGCGGTGATACGTTACCTGCCCAATCCGCTGGAAAAACCACCTATCACCGGTTTTAATCCGAAGAAAAAAGTAGAAGAGAAACGCAAGACCAGTTTCGATGAACCCTTTGCTGCTCTTGTCTTTAAAATTCAAGCTGATGCACATGGCGAACTCTATTATCTCCGCATCTATTCCGGCCAGGCGAAGTCGAATAGCCGCATGCTCAACCCCGGGCGAGATGCCAAGGAGTTCATGACCAAACTCTATCACGTGAAAGCTGATCCGGGAGACAAGATCGAAACGCTGGAGATGGCGTTTGCTGGCGACATCATCGCCGTCACCGGACCGAAGGAATCAATCACGGGTGATACGCTGTGTGATCCGAACCATCCCATTCTCCTGGAACGGATTAAGTTTGCCGAAACCGTGGTCAGCATGTCCATCGAGCCAGAGAGTTCCGCGGACAAAGCCAAGCTGGAGCAGACGCTGGCTCTGCTGGCGAAGGAAGACCCGACTTTCCGCTGGGGGTTGGATACGGAAACCGGGCAGACGCTCATCAGCGGCATGGGCGTGTTGCATCTGGAAGTGAAGTGCAATAGGTTGCGTAACGACTTCCGATTGAAGCTACGGGTAGGCAAGCCTCGTGTCAGTTACCGTGAAACCCTGAAACAGCCTCGCCGCATCTGGGGTGAACTGATTCGCACGACAGGCACGCCGATTTTTGCACGGGTGGAACTGGAAGTCAAACCCATCGACAGTGGCTACCGCTTTAATAACAAACTGCCTGCCGATAAGTTGCCGCCGTTGTTCGTTGCTGCAGTGGAGCAGGGGATCAAGGATGCGCTTACCTCTGGCGAAGTCGGCTATCCAGTCATCAACGTGGAAGTGAATCTGCTGGATGCCGAGATGAAAGAAGTGGAATCGACCGATGTGGCATTCCAGGGTGCGGCCAGCCATGCTGTCAACCAGGCCGTACGGGATAATTCCATTCTGTTGGAACCTGTGATGAAGCTGGAAGTAACGGTACCCGATACTTATCTGGGGCCGGTGCAGACCGATTTGAATGTGCGACGGGCATTGATTACGGATACGACGTTCAAGGGTAATATGGTAACGGTCACCGCCCAGGTGTCGTTAGCGAAGGTGTTTGATTATTGTGATGCGGTTCGGAGTGTCTCGCAGGGTCGTGCCAACTACAGTCTGGAACCTTCAGGGTTCCAGGAAGCGCCGCTGGAGGTGAGGCGGAAACTGCTGGGATTGGATGAATAG